From the genome of Triticum aestivum cultivar Chinese Spring chromosome 3B, IWGSC CS RefSeq v2.1, whole genome shotgun sequence, one region includes:
- the LOC123064523 gene encoding uncharacterized protein codes for MVISAEPPPAALPSDPTAEGGAGEAGGAAVEAVMTPSSARRGALSSLPSTLKTWGSHRMLRCAPVNRAGDAIAPARRSSSQQLDEVSERLLLGLREAAAAAPGGGASAADDDESPGVVEAASPRPSKARTRRRRRALMPPSPAPAASASPQASERERRLVRADALGRARFSATLSAEEIEEDVYALTGARPRRRPRRRRPRPVQKQLDMLLPGAWLSEITAEFYRVPDDR; via the exons ATGGTGATCTCGGCGGAGCCGCCGCCCGCGGCTCTGCCGTCGGATCCCACCGCGGAAGGCGGCGCCGGGGAGGCGGGGGGCGCGGCCGTGGAGGCGGTGATGACGCCGTCGAGCGCGCGCCGCGGGGCCCTGTCGTCGCTCCCGTCGACGCTCAAGACGTGGGGGAGCCACCGGATGCTGCGCTGCGCCCCCGTCAACCGCGCCGGCGACGCCATCGCCCCGGCCAGGCGGTCCTCCTCGCAGCAGCTCGACGAGGTCAGCGAGAggctcctcctcggcctccgcgaggcggcggcggcggcgccgggcggcggtgcCAGCGCCGCGGACGACGACGAGTCCCCGGGGGTCGTCGAGGCGGCCTCTCCGCGTCCGTCGAAGGCGCGCACCCGACGACGCCGCCGCGCCCTGATGCCGCCGTCCCCCGCGCCCGCCGCGAGCGCCTCGCCCCAGGCGTCGGAGCGCGAGCGGAGGCTGGTCCGCGCCGACGCGCTCGGCAGGGCGCGGTTCTCCGCGACGCTCTCCGCCGAGGAGATCGAGGAGGACGTGTACGCGCTGACCGgcgcgcgcccgcgccgccgcccgcggcgccgccggccccgccccgTGCAGAAGCAGCTCGAT ATGCTACTCCCCGGCGCGTGGCTATCGGAGATCACCGCCGAGTTCTACCGGGTGCCGGACGATCGCTGA